One window of the Streptococcus parasanguinis ATCC 15912 genome contains the following:
- a CDS encoding MurR/RpiR family transcriptional regulator has protein sequence MILFDYHKVKGLNNSELSVYNFILQHRDKVATMTIRELSTSINLSTTTIIRFAKKMGFDSYNDLKYALSRSEDKENKHRHYFPIGIPAIQFLQTSVQDEALKKQLSEIADLIVQAKQVIFLGVGTSLSLAEYGSYLFSGIGILSFAITNPFYSLKLHHSNLEDVLVIALSVSGETEEVLTLVQGFKERNAKIVSLTNTDISTLSQLSDINLSYFMPVAYADSSLRSTNLTTQIPVVYFLESLRYQVYLKK, from the coding sequence ATGATTTTATTTGATTATCATAAAGTAAAAGGGCTAAATAATAGTGAATTAAGCGTGTATAATTTTATATTGCAACATAGAGATAAAGTTGCTACGATGACTATCAGAGAGCTATCGACATCTATAAATCTATCGACAACAACCATCATTCGTTTTGCGAAAAAGATGGGATTTGATAGCTACAATGATTTAAAATATGCCTTGTCAAGGTCGGAAGATAAGGAAAATAAACATCGTCACTACTTTCCTATTGGTATTCCAGCAATACAATTTTTACAGACTAGTGTCCAAGATGAAGCTTTAAAAAAACAACTATCAGAGATAGCAGACTTGATCGTTCAAGCCAAACAAGTTATCTTTTTAGGGGTGGGTACTAGTCTAAGTTTGGCAGAATATGGCTCATATCTTTTTTCTGGAATCGGTATTCTTAGCTTTGCTATTACTAACCCATTTTATTCTCTGAAATTGCATCATTCTAATTTGGAGGATGTTTTGGTTATTGCTCTAAGTGTCAGCGGTGAGACAGAAGAAGTTCTAACTCTGGTACAGGGATTCAAAGAAAGAAATGCTAAGATTGTTAGTCTGACAAATACAGATATTTCCACTTTATCACAGCTATCGGATATAAATTTATCCTACTTTATGCCAGTTGCCTACGCAGATTCCTCGCTACGTTCCACTAATTTGACCACTCAGATTCCAGTTGTCTATTTTTTAGAATCCTTACGTTACCAAGTTTATTTAAAAAAATAG